One window of Bacteroidota bacterium genomic DNA carries:
- a CDS encoding M23 family metallopeptidase: protein MSNKTRPKRLFYIFGLLVLLGFLPAMTLLPHAKVQGYQFPMSGNSFLLAGTFGELRNNHFHSGIDIKTGGGIGQPLLAVRDGYIYRIKVSPFGFGKAIYLRHPDGEFSVYGHMNGFTAPIEEFVYQKQYASKQYEQEIYLDEGQMPVKAGDLIGYSGNSGSSSGPHLHFEIRDPEERIMNPLNYYQPYIADHIKPQVLGIAFEPITVNSRVNGRFEKFEVKPEGNNGDYRIVDLVRLEGKVGLEYDGFDQLDGAANSCGINYAKLYLDEQLIYEFALEKFTFDDKKYINVHFDYAHNKAGGRKLQRSYVEPGNELICHPQSVDRGWIELKDDQVHALRLELADGYRNTSIVRANVQRASPAQLPASVTGGQGQRLTSTIRRNVCVLRLSKPVTRQLQGLTVAFADGTTELLPPAYLQGEELVYLLDLNQRRMPVSVGDPIAGHRVDFNFRKKVYPVKDNVVEDGELQLFLPAGCVFDSLPLHLKRLPGGRNQFTDSYEVGRSDQPIFKSFVLQFTPSKVSDPSQLVVARRQGGNWVFVGNEHKPDGTISAASGDFGTFCVMADSTPPTLKPLNFKSGSTIPASQKTLSLQIDDSFSGIASQRFLCTIDGAWELFEYDAKSNSITHRLHNRTGTTHNLEVIVYDNANNLAQASFSIVF, encoded by the coding sequence ATGTCAAATAAGACGCGGCCAAAACGCCTTTTTTACATTTTCGGTTTGCTTGTTTTGCTCGGCTTTTTGCCGGCGATGACACTTTTGCCCCATGCGAAAGTCCAAGGTTACCAATTTCCCATGTCGGGCAACAGCTTTTTGCTTGCGGGCACCTTCGGCGAATTGCGCAACAACCACTTTCATTCGGGCATCGACATCAAAACCGGCGGCGGCATCGGGCAGCCGCTTTTGGCAGTGCGCGATGGCTACATTTACCGCATCAAGGTAAGCCCGTTTGGTTTTGGCAAAGCCATCTACCTGCGCCACCCCGATGGCGAATTTTCCGTTTACGGCCACATGAACGGCTTCACGGCGCCTATCGAGGAGTTTGTCTACCAAAAGCAGTACGCGAGCAAGCAATATGAGCAGGAAATCTACCTCGACGAAGGCCAAATGCCCGTCAAAGCCGGCGACCTGATCGGATACAGTGGCAATTCGGGGTCGAGCAGCGGTCCGCACCTGCATTTCGAAATCCGCGATCCGGAGGAGCGCATCATGAATCCGCTCAATTATTATCAGCCCTACATCGCCGACCATATCAAGCCGCAGGTTTTGGGCATTGCCTTCGAACCGATCACGGTCAATTCCCGGGTCAATGGCCGTTTTGAGAAGTTCGAAGTCAAACCCGAAGGCAACAATGGCGACTATCGCATCGTCGATTTAGTGCGCCTCGAAGGCAAGGTCGGCTTGGAATACGACGGATTTGACCAACTCGATGGCGCCGCCAACAGCTGCGGCATCAACTACGCCAAACTCTATCTGGACGAGCAATTGATCTACGAATTTGCGCTCGAGAAATTCACCTTTGACGACAAGAAATACATCAACGTACACTTTGACTACGCCCACAACAAGGCTGGCGGACGCAAGTTGCAGCGCAGTTATGTCGAACCGGGCAATGAATTGATCTGCCATCCGCAGAGCGTCGACCGCGGTTGGATCGAATTGAAAGACGACCAAGTCCATGCCTTGCGCTTGGAACTCGCAGACGGCTATCGCAACACGAGCATTGTCCGCGCGAATGTGCAGCGCGCCTCACCTGCGCAACTGCCCGCGAGCGTGACGGGCGGGCAAGGGCAACGGCTGACTTCGACCATCCGCCGAAATGTCTGCGTGCTGCGCCTGAGCAAGCCGGTGACCCGCCAATTGCAAGGTCTCACCGTCGCCTTTGCCGATGGCACCACCGAATTGTTGCCGCCGGCCTACTTGCAGGGCGAAGAATTGGTGTACTTGCTGGACCTCAACCAACGGCGGATGCCGGTCTCCGTCGGCGATCCGATTGCCGGGCACCGCGTGGATTTCAATTTCCGAAAAAAGGTCTACCCCGTGAAGGACAATGTCGTCGAGGACGGGGAATTGCAGCTTTTTTTGCCTGCCGGATGCGTTTTTGATTCGCTGCCCCTGCATTTGAAACGCCTGCCGGGCGGTCGGAACCAATTCACAGACAGCTACGAAGTCGGTCGATCCGACCAGCCGATCTTCAAGTCGTTTGTTTTGCAGTTCACGCCCTCGAAGGTCAGCGATCCTTCGCAGCTTGTCGTCGCGCGCCGCCAAGGCGGCAATTGGGTGTTTGTCGGCAACGAACACAAACCCGACGGCACCATATCAGCCGCTTCGGGAGACTTTGGCACATTCTGCGTCATGGCCGACAGTACTCCCCCTACGCTCAAACCCCTCAATTTCAAGTCTGGAAGCACGATTCCAGCCAGCCAAAAGACCTTGAGTTTGCAGATCGACGACAGCTTTTCAGGCATCGCAAGTCAGCGCTTCCTTTGCACCATCGACGGGGCCTGGGAACTGTTTGAATACGATGCGAAGTCCAATTCGATCACGCATCGCCTGCACAACCGCACCGGAACTACCCACAACTTGGAGGTAATCGTCTACGACAATGCAAACAATCTCGCCCAAGCATCGTTTTCCATTGTGTTCTGA
- a CDS encoding fused MFS/spermidine synthase, whose product MKFSWRYIKSFFNEEIVEKGNSTISPGLQVWYAYGRKMLNAANVNYSFGRLDKVFRSTFAQLDVANKGMQNVLLLGLGAGNVTTILRELDPRIHVVAVEIDPEVVRLAETHFELKTGPQLEVVLADAIAYVRDCQKRFDMVVVDIFVDDEVPEAACEPDFLSKMASLLNSKGLLVFNRLAHRPDLRQQTEEFGRKMKTVLPGTRILDADLNKVLVYEKK is encoded by the coding sequence TTGAAATTCTCGTGGCGCTATATCAAGAGCTTTTTCAACGAGGAAATTGTCGAAAAGGGCAATTCCACGATCAGCCCGGGTTTGCAGGTTTGGTATGCCTACGGCCGGAAAATGCTCAACGCGGCCAATGTGAACTACAGCTTCGGCCGGTTGGACAAAGTTTTCCGGTCCACGTTCGCACAATTGGATGTGGCCAACAAAGGAATGCAAAATGTACTCTTGCTGGGCTTGGGTGCGGGCAATGTGACAACCATTCTCCGCGAACTTGACCCTCGCATCCACGTCGTCGCCGTTGAAATCGATCCCGAGGTCGTGCGCTTGGCAGAGACGCACTTCGAATTGAAAACGGGCCCTCAATTGGAGGTCGTGCTCGCAGATGCGATCGCTTATGTCCGGGACTGCCAAAAACGCTTTGACATGGTGGTGGTCGATATTTTTGTGGACGACGAAGTGCCGGAAGCTGCTTGCGAGCCGGATTTTCTTTCAAAAATGGCTTCGCTCTTGAATTCGAAGGGATTGTTGGTTTTCAACCGATTGGCGCACCGGCCTGACTTGCGCCAACAAACGGAGGAGTTTGGCCGTAAGATGAAAACCGTCTTGCCGGGAACACGTATTTTGGACGCAGACCTCAACAAGGTTTTGGTGTATGAGAAGAAATAG
- a CDS encoding fumarylacetoacetate hydrolase family protein, with protein MKIICVGRNYAAHAQELANAVPDKPLIFLKPETAILEDNRDFLHPNFSNDIHWECELVYRVAKDGSHVSQSEAWDYIDGIGLGIDFTARDLQDEIKKKGHPWTLAKMFDHSAPISKFLDPKSYADHKNLHFELRVNDVVRQSGFSGNMIFPLDVLIAYITQFITLKAGDLIFTGTPEGVGKVNVGDRLQASLEGKELLDFYVK; from the coding sequence ATGAAAATCATCTGTGTCGGTCGCAACTATGCTGCGCATGCCCAGGAATTGGCCAATGCTGTTCCTGACAAACCCTTGATCTTTCTGAAGCCTGAAACGGCCATTCTTGAAGACAACCGAGACTTTTTGCACCCCAATTTCAGCAATGATATTCATTGGGAATGCGAATTGGTCTACCGTGTCGCCAAAGACGGCAGCCATGTCTCGCAGTCCGAGGCTTGGGATTACATCGACGGCATCGGACTTGGAATCGACTTCACCGCACGCGACCTGCAAGACGAAATCAAGAAAAAAGGACATCCGTGGACCTTGGCCAAAATGTTTGACCATTCGGCACCGATATCCAAGTTTCTCGATCCAAAATCCTATGCAGATCACAAAAACCTGCACTTCGAATTGCGCGTAAACGACGTCGTGCGCCAATCTGGATTCAGCGGCAACATGATCTTTCCCTTGGATGTGCTGATCGCATACATCACGCAATTCATCACGCTCAAAGCGGGTGACCTGATTTTCACAGGAACTCCCGAAGGCGTGGGCAAGGTCAATGTCGGCGACCGCTTGCAAGCCAGCTTGGAAGGCAAGGAATTGCTGGACTTCTATGTCAAATAA
- the bcp gene encoding thioredoxin-dependent thiol peroxidase, giving the protein MAENLTFLAVGTAAPDFKVADQDGKPVSLKDFKGKKVVLYFYPQDNTPTCTKEACNLRDNHALLTERGFVVLGVSADSEKAHQKFIQKFDLPFALLADTEHEIIKKYNVWGEKTTFGKTYDGIHRTTYIIDEKGKIAHVIHPVESGRHAEQVLELYA; this is encoded by the coding sequence ATGGCTGAAAATTTGACATTCCTCGCCGTTGGCACCGCCGCACCTGATTTCAAAGTTGCTGACCAAGACGGGAAACCGGTCTCTTTGAAGGATTTCAAAGGCAAAAAAGTGGTGCTCTACTTCTATCCGCAAGACAATACGCCGACCTGCACCAAGGAAGCCTGCAACCTGCGGGACAACCATGCGCTCCTGACCGAACGCGGTTTTGTCGTCCTGGGCGTGAGTGCGGATTCGGAGAAGGCCCACCAGAAATTCATACAGAAATTCGACCTTCCCTTTGCATTGTTGGCCGACACGGAACACGAAATCATCAAGAAATACAACGTCTGGGGCGAGAAGACGACCTTCGGAAAAACCTACGACGGGATTCACCGGACGACCTATATCATCGACGAAAAGGGAAAAATCGCGCATGTGATCCATCCTGTCGAATCAGGTCGGCATGCCGAGCAGGTGCTGGAACTTTACGCTTGA
- a CDS encoding T9SS type A sorting domain-containing protein, with product MLQILTFAQVVDRYPYVQQPTETSVLIAWNTATSGVGTLSWGTGPSALTNSLNEVAATQKHSLTISGLQPNTQYFYQVTTDAGYTSAVEHFWTAKPVENRAIKFLHYADCGYNNTIQNQLSALMEQEPVDFAVVAGDVDQGVGDAYDNVFFGVYKNMLARDCHYTAIGNHDIIANGGVDFFDSFYQPTNNAQQSEHYYSFTWGNAKFICLDSNGDYSIGSDQHDFLLDELKCRDQEWLFVFFHHPPWTNAWDPSYYVPFQPYFQYDGNDDMRTALVPYFEQYDVDFVLNGHAHCYQRGEMNGVNYVISGGGGTSTLDAHTCNTFPGNLPCAPNIQQELYVNEYVRFTINGDTASFATVDLSGQVVDSVTVIKSWTAYAANVTTFGASGATVADGSASVAVNGPHPPYTFLWSNAATSATASNLLPGAYTVSITDANGCVRVDSAFVWSTVSSSAMVNSQIQIYPNPFHDRCRIDFPNPGHQPCTLEMYDIAGKQVRSIEGITSGSIGIESGDLEAGIYLLRIRGKGVSLTGKVILR from the coding sequence TTGCTTCAAATTTTAACGTTTGCCCAAGTGGTCGACCGGTATCCCTATGTGCAGCAACCCACGGAAACGAGTGTGCTGATTGCTTGGAATACAGCCACTTCGGGCGTTGGGACTTTGAGCTGGGGAACCGGACCCTCAGCGCTGACGAATAGCCTGAATGAGGTGGCAGCAACCCAAAAGCATTCCCTTACAATCTCTGGGCTGCAACCTAATACGCAGTATTTCTACCAAGTGACCACCGATGCGGGTTATACAAGTGCAGTCGAGCATTTCTGGACTGCCAAACCCGTGGAGAACCGTGCCATCAAATTCCTGCATTATGCCGACTGCGGCTACAACAATACGATTCAGAACCAGCTTTCCGCCCTGATGGAGCAAGAGCCGGTGGACTTTGCCGTCGTGGCAGGCGACGTCGATCAAGGCGTCGGCGATGCCTATGACAATGTCTTCTTTGGCGTGTACAAAAATATGCTTGCACGCGATTGTCACTATACTGCCATCGGCAACCATGATATCATTGCCAACGGAGGCGTCGATTTTTTTGACAGCTTCTATCAGCCGACGAACAATGCCCAGCAAAGCGAGCATTATTACAGCTTCACTTGGGGCAATGCCAAGTTCATCTGCCTCGACTCCAACGGCGACTACAGCATCGGTTCCGATCAGCATGACTTTCTTCTGGACGAATTGAAATGCCGGGATCAAGAGTGGTTGTTTGTCTTTTTCCACCATCCGCCGTGGACCAATGCTTGGGATCCGAGCTACTACGTTCCTTTTCAGCCCTATTTCCAGTATGACGGAAATGACGATATGCGGACCGCGCTTGTGCCCTATTTCGAGCAATACGATGTGGACTTTGTGCTCAATGGTCATGCGCACTGCTATCAGCGTGGGGAAATGAACGGTGTCAACTATGTGATTTCAGGTGGCGGGGGCACAAGTACCTTGGATGCGCATACCTGCAATACTTTTCCCGGCAACCTGCCTTGCGCACCCAATATTCAGCAAGAGCTTTATGTGAATGAGTATGTGCGCTTCACAATCAATGGCGATACCGCCTCCTTTGCGACGGTAGACCTTTCCGGGCAAGTGGTGGATTCGGTAACGGTGATCAAGTCATGGACCGCGTATGCGGCAAATGTCACGACCTTCGGAGCCTCGGGCGCGACCGTGGCAGATGGCAGCGCAAGTGTAGCGGTGAATGGTCCCCATCCGCCGTATACATTTTTGTGGAGCAACGCGGCAACTTCCGCCACGGCCTCCAACCTGCTTCCCGGGGCCTATACCGTCAGCATCACCGATGCCAATGGCTGCGTGCGGGTGGATTCAGCATTTGTCTGGTCAACCGTGAGCAGCTCGGCGATGGTGAATTCACAGATTCAAATTTATCCCAACCCATTCCATGACCGCTGCCGGATCGACTTCCCCAATCCCGGGCATCAGCCCTGTACCTTGGAGATGTATGACATTGCCGGGAAACAAGTACGCAGCATCGAGGGGATCACTTCCGGGTCAATCGGGATTGAATCGGGCGATCTCGAAGCGGGAATTTACCTGCTGCGTATTCGTGGAAAGGGCGTTTCCCTGACGGGGAAGGTGATCCTGCGTTAA
- a CDS encoding GNAT family N-acetyltransferase — MGRWNIDIEDKAKPEDVRFVVAKLEAFNEANTPAPFERKEIRLFIRDEAGTIQAGLLGAVSMHCLVIQILWVDEEMRGKGVGTELLVTAEVLAKEKGARQAIVETTTFQAPEFYTKLGYSTICEITDCPLGASSLLMRKWL; from the coding sequence ATGGGCCGCTGGAACATCGACATTGAAGACAAGGCAAAACCCGAAGACGTGCGCTTCGTGGTTGCTAAATTGGAGGCCTTCAACGAGGCCAACACGCCCGCGCCGTTTGAACGCAAGGAAATCCGATTGTTTATTCGGGACGAGGCTGGCACGATTCAAGCCGGTTTGCTGGGCGCTGTGAGCATGCATTGCCTTGTGATTCAGATTCTTTGGGTGGATGAGGAAATGCGTGGAAAAGGTGTCGGAACCGAATTGCTCGTGACAGCAGAGGTGCTCGCCAAAGAAAAGGGCGCACGCCAAGCCATTGTTGAAACAACAACTTTTCAAGCACCCGAATTTTATACCAAACTCGGTTATAGTACCATCTGCGAAATTACCGACTGCCCGCTCGGGGCGAGCTCGCTATTGATGCGCAAGTGGTTGTAG